The sequence below is a genomic window from Paenibacillus sp. DCT19.
TGTTCGGGTTCGGAGAAATGATATTCCCCGCTTTACCACCGCCGGATAAGGCTAACAGCAGCGCAAGCTTGGAGATACCCATTTTGTTACCTACGGATAGCGCAATCGGCGCTACGATTAGAACAGCGACAGGGATAAATACACCAACCGCAGTAATGATCATCGTTGCCAAAGCCAAGGCGAGAATCGCCTTACTGCCGCCAAACTTCCGTACGATAGCCTGTGCAATGGTCTCGGCTGCACCTGACTCCATCATGACTCCTGCAAGCACCCCAGCAGCTAGTACACGTAGGACGGTGCCCATGACACTTTGTGTACCATTTACGAGTATATTTACAGTCTCCTCTAGATTCGCTCCGCCAATTAAAGCGCCTACAATTGCTCCCAAAAATAAAGAATAGACTGGATTCAGTTTCTTCAGAATCAGTATGATCGCAATAGCAAGCCCTGCCAGTGCGCCGATCCAGCTAATTGTTAAAGGTTCCATTGTCCATTGCCCCCCATGCACTTGTTGAACACGCTTTCATTATAGTTGCTGGAGAAGCAAAGATATATTGATGAACAGACGAAATTCATTGTTCATTTGCACAATACACATGTTGAATAACGGATAACAAATCTCTCGATTCATACTTTAGAATACGCCATGCTACACAAAAAGCCTGTTAGCCAGTAATCCATGGCAGCAGGCTTTTTCATCTCATATTATTCTCCCTCGTCCTGATCCTTGTTTGCCGGCTTATACTCACCCAACTTCCCCTCATATACGAGCGCGAGTCTTTCACTTTGGCGAAAATCGTCCGGGGTCACCAAGGCGGGCAGCTTGTTCCACAGCTTGATTCCGGATCGCTGTAATATTTCTGCTACGAACTGTGAACAAAAGTAGGAGTTGCTAAACTCCACTGGCTCTTTCAGCGTAATGCCAATGACGCCAAGCAGGTTGTACATATATTTCTGGCGGCTACGGATGAAGATATGTAGCACACGTTTCATTTTTTCCACTTCACGTTCTGTCACCTGAAGCTCATAAATAACACATGTCGTGTTCGGATATTTGCTGTATGTACCTGTCTGGATATCTTCCTTCACAAACCCACCATTCAGCGGATTGCTTGGATGTTTACGACCGAAGCTGTATAACTCGGATAATTCCCGGTCAAACGAGATTGAGGCATGATTATAGGGTGCTTTGGTGTAACTCTGAATGACTTTGGTAAACAAGGTTCCTGTATTCGTAAGCAGGATATAGATGGAGCGTTGATCGGTCATAACAAAATTTCCCCTTATCATGTGGTCACTATTCCTTCATAATAACATAGGTACCCTTTTATGGAATCTTATTTTAGACAAGCAGGTGATCCTTCGGTGAGCAGTTCATTATTCACATTAACCTTAATATTCACTGCATTACTCGTCATACATATCGTGTACAAAATCATTGCAAAGCTACAGCCGGACAAAGACTATTCGGGCATCGGCAACAAAATCAAAACCTGGTGGGGTATGCTCGTTATCTTCTGCCTTGCCACACTGTTTAACCCTATCGTCTCCTTGCTCTCCCTGATGGTGCTGGCATTCTTCGCACTGAAGGAATACTTCTCCATGATTCGCAGTACACGCAAAGCTGACCGCAGGTTATTCCTATGGGCATATCTCGCGATACCCGCTCAGTTCTACTGGATCTATATTGGATGGTATGGGATGTTCATCATTTTCATTCCGCTGTATGTTTTCTTAGTGCTGCCCCTCCCGCGCTTAATTAACAAGGGAACGGTGGGCTTTCTACGCAGCGTCAGTTCCACGCAGTGGGGACTTATGCTCATGGTATTCGGACTCAGCCACCTTGCTTACTTTCCTTTCGCTACACCGGAATATGGGTCGAAGCTGGTCTTGTTCTTAGTGGTGCTAACTCAGCTTAATGATGTCATCCATTATGTGGTCTCTCTATATCTGGGCAAACGAAAAGTCGTGCCTACGGCCAATCCGTTTTTGACATGGGAAGGATTCGCCTGTTCCTTGGTCATCACAACGGCAGCCTCCTACTTCATCCATCCGTACCTTACGCCGTTTGATGCAGGATTCGCCTTATTTATCGGAGCACTAATCAGCCTCGCGGGTTTCTTTGGCAGTCTGACCGTATCTGTATTGAAGCGAGATCTGCTAATTGGGGATGATAACAAGTTTGACGCACTCAAAAAAAGCTACCTAAGCAGAGTCGACAGCCTTACCTACACATCACCCGTGATGTTCCATGTTGTGCGTTATTTCTTCGACTTTATGTAACAATTCTAGATATTAGATATAAGGCTCCATTTAATTTTTAAAAAACAAATCACACCTCCAAGCTAATCCAACCGGCCTAAACACCGGCTGATGAATTTGGAGGTGCTTCATTTTTAGCATATTACATTCGTTTAGGCTCATGCCATTTCAAGCGGGCGAATCCAGAAATACTGTCTATTTCTTCAGCTTAACTTCCTGCTCCGCCAGAACCTCTTGGCCAGCTTCATTCGTATACACCAACGTGACTTTGCCACGTTCACCCTTCATTTCATCTGTATATTTGAATTCATTGAGCTGACCATTATCCTTGATGTAGAAACCTTCTTTTTTGCCGTCTGCTTGATTCTCGTCTGCTTCATGCTCCGTTGCTTCTTGTACTGAATTAATGATTGTGATCTGATTGGATGTCCACCGCAGTTCAGATAACGTATATCCTTCTGGCACATCCTTCACCGAGTAGCGAAAGCTCTTTGCTTCCGTAAGCTTGTCCGATTGATCGATGGTGATCACAATTCCATCTCCGGCATTGGCCGAGGATTCAGATTGGGCTGTGTACGATCCATTGTCCTGCTTCGCGTCTGCATTAGGAATAGAATCAGGGCCTGCTTCGGCTATAGGCTCCTTCGATCTTGGATACGCATGCTCCTGTACAGATTCATTATTATTACGAGCACCGCATGCACTCGTTAGTACCATGATGCATAATAACGCAAATATCCAACGTGTCGATTTCATCCATGTGATCTTCATCATTGAATCCCTCCTGTTGATAAGTACGTGTCCCTAAAAATGTTAATTTATTGAATGACCCTCAATAACTAATACACGATATCCTTCCTCATGAAGCTCCATATTATGTAATCTCAATCGATACAAATAAAAAAACCTAAATATCATTTAAGATATTTAGGCTCGTTTTAGTTTGAGTTATCTTTGGCGTAGCAAACTATTTGGACGGCTACACACATGGACTATACACAACGTCATACGGTCATTTATCATCATATTGAGGCAAAATTAAGACCTGCCCCGCTTGAATAGAGTTAGAAGAAAGCTTATTAATTTTTTTCAAAACTTCTACAAATACCCGTGTATCCATTTGTTGCGGCTTATACTCTACGGAAAGATTCCACAGCGTATCCCCTTGGGAAACAATGACCTTTCTACCCGATAGCAGGTCTTCCTCACCACCTGCAAATGCAGTTAGCATCGTACTACAACCAATAATCACAATAAGAGAGATGATGGAAATTTTCAATAACAACGGTCGCGCCTTAAGTTGAAGTATTTTTTTTCTAAGCTCACCCGTGCTCCATTGGACCGATGCTGAACTCACCGGTTTATAAATGCTCTGATACGTAGAATGTCTCATCATTTCATCAACCTCCGAACCTAGCTCCTATTCCTATATGTAACGAGCGCATGATGATCCCCCTGGACCTTCAAACAACAATCGCGCAATTTGTCTATCTCCGATGTCTTCAGTCATCACGCCTACAAATGCGTAACCCGTTTATTATTTTGCACTTGTTCAAGGGTCAGTACTCCCTCTCACCTATATTTGTAAGTAGGTATCATAGACCTATACTAATCCCTGTAGGTAGGTACATTATACCACTACATTCTAAACAAATTCTGAACAAACCGATCAGATTTCGCTACAAACATGCATAAATCTATCATTTACGTACTATTTCGACGGAAATAGCTAAAAAAAATAAAAAATTCATGCCTGATTTTCGGCGATAATATAGATTGGATTTTTTTATACTAGAAGAGTGCAGTGGATGATCTATTCTCATAAACGTAAGGACGTGTACCCATGATTGCTGATGATCTGAAAGAACAATATTACCAAGCCCTTCTTGCCAAAGACTCAGAGTACGAAGGATTATTCTATGTTGGAGTCAAAACGACAGGTGTATTCTGCCGCCCAACTTGTCCAGCTCGAAAACCAAAATTCGAAAATTGCGAGTTCTATGAGACCGCTCAGGAGGCATTACTCGCTTCATTCCGGCCATGCCAGCGCTGTCGTCCACTATCTCATCCCAATCACGTATCTGACGTTGTACGCCTGTTGGTTGAGGCTGTTGAGAATAATCCGGAGAAACGGTGGAAAGAACAGGATTTCAAAGACCTGTCGATTGATGAATCGACAGCGCGGCGTCAATTCAAGAAGCGCTTTGGCATGACTTTTGTGGAGTATGCTCGCGCTCGCCGTATGGGACTTGCGCTAAAAAATATCCGTTCAGGTCACACCGTCATTGATAGCCAGCTATCCACGGGCTATGAGTCCAGTAGCGGCTTCCGAGATGCATTCTCACGCATTATGGGTGCTGCCCCTACACAAGTAAATGAAGGACAGGTGCTTAAAGCGTCCTGGATTGACACCCGCCTCGGCCCCATGATGGCTATAGCTGATGACAAACAACTATACTTACTTGAATTTATTGATCGTAGAGGGCTTGAGCGCGAGGTAGAGCGACTGCGGATTCGAACCAAGTCAGCAATTGTACCTGGCATGACGCCGCCAATTCAATCCATAGAACGAGAACTTGAACAATATTTCGACGGGACGCTGACAACGTTCGACACACCGTTGTTCTATTTAGGAACACCATTTCAGAAGAGGGTATGGGAGCAGTTATCTTTGATTCCAGCAGGGGAAACACGTTCCTATCAAGAGATCGCAATCGCCCTGGGTAAACCAACCGCATGTCGCGCCGTAGCTCAAGCGAATGGAGCCAATCAACTAGCGATTGTCATTCCGTGTCATCGAGTCATTAATACAAGTGGTGAGCTTGGCGGATACGGGGGGAATTACTCGCAAAAACTGGCTGCTTCAACACGAGAAACAGGGGGCGTTACAGTGAGAAACAGCATCGCATTTATTTATAAAGGAGTGAACTGAGATGAACGCCAACAAGCGTACGATGGGAGAAAAAGCTGAACAATTTCATCAATATCATGTGAAGGGGAAACCACTCGTACTGGTGAATGTATGGGATGCTGGAAGTGCACAGACCATTCAGTCTACAGGAGCCATGGCTATTGCTACCGGAAGCTGGTCTGTTGCCACAGCCCACGGTGAGCAGGATGGAGAAGCTCTGCCATTCCAGCTGGTGCTTGCTAACCTATCACGGATTACCAAGAGCGTAGATTTGCCTGTAACCATCGATATAGAGGGAGGGTATGGCAGGTCTGTGTCAGAAGTGAAGCAAAATGTATTGCAAATTATTGAGCATGGTGCGGTAGGCATTAATATCGAGGATCAGCTTCCTAATGGGGCGGGTTTGTACAGCATCCCAGAACAGTGCTTGAGGTTATCCGCCGCCCGAGAAGCTGCGGAGCAGGCAGGCATTCCCCTTTTTATCAATGCACGCACAGATTTATTCTTGCAACAGGTTCCTGAGCAGCATAATGAAGCGTTACTGGGCGAAGCCATCACACGATCCAAGGCTTACGCAGAAGCAGGGGCTAGCGGTCTATTCGTTCCAGGTTTACAACATTCACAATGGATTCAAGAACTGTGTGACCAGTCGCCACTTCCCGTCAACGTGATGGTAACATCGCCTGAGCCTTCACCTAAACAACTGGCTGCACTGGGTGTAGCACGGATCAGCTATGGACCGTATCCTTATCTGCAAGTCATGGAACATCTGAAAGGGCTCGGGCAACGTATTCTAATGGGATCATAATGATCTTGATGAAGAGGTGTGTTCGTATCACGCTATCCCTCATGGACAGAGGGTGTTTCCAGCCTCCACCTGTGGTATAATCCCACTACCTAACAGTAACAGGAGGCATATATGCTTAACGTTGAACAAAAGCTCGAAATTCTGGAATCGTACCCTCAGCTGCAGCGCAAAAATGTTTCTCTAGGGCGTGTGAATTTCCACTATGAGGACAGCGCCTATGAGAAGAAAATTGTAGCACTCCATATTCACCCGAACGGTAATGGTTATATCTACGCAGGGCTGCTGCCGAACTACGAGACGGATGCCAAAGGGTTCGTTAATATTCGTGATTACGCTGAAGCCGATCTGCGCACATTGCTAGATGCAACGATCCAAGCGATGTCCTATAATCCAGACGCAGTTGAAGTCGTTGAGC
It includes:
- a CDS encoding isocitrate lyase/phosphoenolpyruvate mutase family protein translates to MNANKRTMGEKAEQFHQYHVKGKPLVLVNVWDAGSAQTIQSTGAMAIATGSWSVATAHGEQDGEALPFQLVLANLSRITKSVDLPVTIDIEGGYGRSVSEVKQNVLQIIEHGAVGINIEDQLPNGAGLYSIPEQCLRLSAAREAAEQAGIPLFINARTDLFLQQVPEQHNEALLGEAITRSKAYAEAGASGLFVPGLQHSQWIQELCDQSPLPVNVMVTSPEPSPKQLAALGVARISYGPYPYLQVMEHLKGLGQRILMGS
- a CDS encoding phosphatidate cytidylyltransferase, producing the protein MSSSLFTLTLIFTALLVIHIVYKIIAKLQPDKDYSGIGNKIKTWWGMLVIFCLATLFNPIVSLLSLMVLAFFALKEYFSMIRSTRKADRRLFLWAYLAIPAQFYWIYIGWYGMFIIFIPLYVFLVLPLPRLINKGTVGFLRSVSSTQWGLMLMVFGLSHLAYFPFATPEYGSKLVLFLVVLTQLNDVIHYVVSLYLGKRKVVPTANPFLTWEGFACSLVITTAASYFIHPYLTPFDAGFALFIGALISLAGFFGSLTVSVLKRDLLIGDDNKFDALKKSYLSRVDSLTYTSPVMFHVVRYFFDFM
- a CDS encoding LysM peptidoglycan-binding domain-containing protein: MMRHSTYQSIYKPVSSASVQWSTGELRKKILQLKARPLLLKISIISLIVIIGCSTMLTAFAGGEEDLLSGRKVIVSQGDTLWNLSVEYKPQQMDTRVFVEVLKKINKLSSNSIQAGQVLILPQYDDK